A genomic segment from Chitinophagaceae bacterium encodes:
- the gcvP gene encoding aminomethyl-transferring glycine dehydrogenase, translating into MNLFVLQQSEFQQRHIGPNEEETAEMLQTIALDSIDQLIDLTVPKNIRLDESLDVAGPVSESEYLNELKKIASQNKIFKSFIGQGYYPTIVPNVILRNVFENPGWYTQYTPYQAEIAQGRLESLLNFQTMVSDLTALPIANASLLDEGTAAAEAMIMLFNHKNKDHNKLTAPKFFVDENSFAQTKDILITRATPFEIELVFGNYKQAILDESFFGAFVQYPNSNGFIADYRQFIADAHLVNALVVMGADILALTLLTAPGEMGADVAIGSTQRLGVPMGFGGPHAAYFATKDEFKRNIPGRIIGVSVDAQGNRCLRMALQTREQHIRREKATSNICTAQALLANMSALYAVYHGPVGLKQIAKRTSLLAKSLSDKLEQAGFKNENQFFFDTIQLKIEKIQAVKELAEKNEMNFYYGNGFINISLDETTTQRDVLEILYIFTSLKNEDAAVMEFDEEALLENIPSSLTRTSPYLSHPVFNSHHSESEMMRYLKQLENKDLSLNSSMISLGSCTMKLNAVTELIPVSWPEFSAIHPFAPKNQWKGYKQIITELEQWLSNITGFAATSLQPNSGAQGEYAGLLVIKAYHADKKEPQRNVMLIPISAHGTNPASAVMAGFQVVVTKCDDAGNIDIADLKSNAEKHKDKLAGLMVTYPSTHGVFEEGIKEICQIIHQNGGLVYMDGANMNAQVGLTSPGKIDADVCHLNLHKTFAIPHGGGGPGMGPICVNEKLAPYLPGHTSQNNPAKAIKAVSAAPFGSASILLISYAYIKMLGAKGLKKSTEFAILNANYMKARLQQEYKILYSGANNTCAHEFIVDLRPFKQSAGIEAEDVAKRLMDYNFHAPTLSFPVAGTIMIEPTESEDKAELDRFCDALLCIRAEIKEIEEGKADKLNNVLKNAPHTAFVICADEWNNPYSRSKAAFPLPYVKANKFWPAVSRVNNTQGDRNLVCTCEPLSAYMEEGS; encoded by the coding sequence ATGAACCTATTTGTGTTACAGCAATCAGAATTTCAGCAAAGGCATATTGGGCCAAACGAAGAAGAAACAGCAGAAATGTTACAAACCATTGCCCTTGATTCTATTGACCAGTTAATTGACCTTACTGTACCCAAAAATATAAGGCTGGATGAATCATTAGATGTTGCCGGCCCGGTAAGTGAATCTGAATATTTAAATGAATTAAAAAAAATAGCTTCGCAAAATAAAATCTTTAAAAGCTTTATTGGCCAGGGATATTACCCTACCATTGTGCCGAATGTAATTTTAAGAAATGTATTTGAAAATCCGGGATGGTATACTCAATATACGCCTTACCAGGCCGAAATTGCACAGGGCAGGCTGGAGAGTTTGCTCAACTTTCAAACCATGGTAAGCGACCTAACCGCTTTGCCCATTGCCAATGCCAGCCTGCTGGATGAAGGCACTGCCGCAGCAGAAGCAATGATTATGCTCTTTAACCATAAAAACAAAGACCATAATAAACTTACCGCACCTAAATTTTTTGTGGACGAAAACAGTTTTGCACAAACAAAAGATATACTCATTACCCGTGCAACTCCATTTGAAATAGAATTAGTTTTTGGCAATTACAAGCAGGCAATATTAGATGAAAGTTTTTTTGGCGCATTTGTTCAATACCCCAACAGTAACGGATTTATAGCTGATTACCGGCAATTTATTGCAGATGCTCATTTGGTAAATGCCTTAGTGGTAATGGGTGCCGATATACTTGCACTTACCTTACTTACCGCCCCAGGTGAAATGGGCGCCGACGTTGCCATTGGCAGTACACAGCGCCTGGGTGTACCCATGGGATTTGGCGGGCCACATGCGGCATACTTTGCCACAAAAGATGAATTTAAAAGAAATATTCCCGGCCGCATTATTGGGGTAAGTGTAGATGCACAGGGCAACCGCTGCCTTCGCATGGCTTTGCAAACAAGGGAACAACATATAAGAAGAGAAAAAGCCACCAGCAATATTTGTACTGCACAGGCGCTATTGGCAAATATGAGCGCTTTGTATGCCGTATATCACGGGCCAGTTGGCTTAAAGCAAATTGCCAAACGCACCAGTTTGCTGGCCAAATCTTTATCTGATAAATTAGAACAGGCAGGTTTTAAAAATGAAAACCAGTTTTTCTTTGATACCATTCAATTGAAAATCGAAAAAATACAAGCCGTAAAAGAATTGGCCGAAAAAAATGAAATGAATTTTTATTACGGCAATGGCTTTATCAATATTTCGTTAGATGAAACCACCACACAAAGGGATGTGCTGGAGATACTCTATATTTTTACTTCTTTAAAAAATGAAGATGCGGCAGTTATGGAATTTGATGAAGAAGCATTGCTGGAAAATATACCATCGTCGCTTACCCGTACTTCACCTTATCTCTCCCACCCAGTTTTTAACAGCCATCACAGCGAAAGCGAAATGATGCGCTACCTGAAGCAACTGGAAAACAAAGACCTGAGCCTTAACAGCAGCATGATTTCGCTGGGCAGTTGCACTATGAAACTGAATGCCGTAACGGAATTGATTCCTGTAAGCTGGCCGGAGTTTAGCGCCATACATCCATTTGCACCAAAGAATCAATGGAAAGGCTACAAACAAATTATTACAGAGCTGGAGCAATGGCTGAGCAATATTACCGGCTTTGCGGCTACCTCTTTGCAACCCAATAGCGGAGCACAGGGAGAATATGCTGGTTTGCTGGTAATAAAGGCATACCATGCCGATAAAAAAGAACCACAAAGGAATGTAATGCTCATCCCTATTTCTGCACATGGCACAAACCCTGCAAGTGCAGTAATGGCTGGCTTCCAGGTAGTAGTTACCAAATGCGACGATGCAGGCAATATTGATATTGCCGACTTAAAATCAAATGCCGAAAAACATAAAGATAAACTTGCCGGCTTAATGGTAACCTATCCCAGCACCCATGGTGTATTTGAAGAAGGTATTAAGGAAATATGCCAAATTATTCATCAAAACGGTGGATTGGTGTATATGGATGGCGCCAACATGAATGCACAGGTTGGCTTAACATCTCCCGGAAAAATTGACGCCGATGTGTGCCACCTCAACCTTCATAAAACTTTTGCCATACCGCATGGCGGCGGCGGACCGGGAATGGGTCCAATATGCGTAAACGAAAAATTAGCGCCTTATTTGCCAGGACATACTTCGCAAAACAACCCGGCTAAAGCCATAAAAGCCGTGAGCGCAGCGCCTTTTGGCAGTGCAAGCATTTTGCTCATAAGCTATGCCTATATAAAAATGCTGGGCGCAAAGGGTTTGAAAAAAAGTACCGAATTTGCTATTTTAAATGCCAATTATATGAAAGCAAGGCTCCAGCAAGAATACAAAATTTTATACAGCGGCGCCAATAATACCTGTGCACATGAATTTATTGTTGACCTAAGACCTTTTAAGCAAAGCGCTGGCATTGAAGCCGAAGATGTAGCAAAAAGACTGATGGATTATAATTTTCATGCGCCCACTTTAAGCTTTCCTGTTGCCGGAACCATTATGATAGAACCTACCGAAAGTGAAGACAAAGCCGAACTCGACCGCTTTTGCGATGCCTTACTTTGCATAAGGGCCGAAATAAAAGAAATAGAAGAAGGCAAGGCCGATAAACTAAATAATGTTTTAAAAAATGCACCGCATACCGCTTTTGTAATTTGTGCCGATGAATGGAACAACCCTTACAGCCGTTCAAAAGCAGCATTTCCCCTGCCCTATGTAAAAGCCAATAAATTTTGGCCTGCAGTAAGCAGGGTAAACAATACACAGGGCGACCGCAACCTTGTATGCACCTGCGAACCATTGAGTGCTTATATGGAAGAAGGAAGTTAA